A portion of the uncultured Bacteroides sp. genome contains these proteins:
- a CDS encoding energy transducer TonB, with the protein MEIKKSPKADLENKKSTWLLVGYVVVLAFMFVAFEWTRRDIKVDTSQALNDVVFEEEIIPITQAPEKLPPPPPDAPAVAEVLNIVDDKTNIEETAIASTEETGAKVEVKYVPVKVVEEEPEEQTIFQVVEVMPEFPGGQAALMQFLAKNIKYPTIAQENGTQGRVIVQFVVNRDGSVVDPVVVRSVDPYLDKEALRVIGTMPKWKPGQQRGKAVRVKYTVPVMFRLQ; encoded by the coding sequence ATGGAAATTAAAAAATCACCTAAAGCTGATTTGGAAAACAAGAAGTCGACTTGGCTACTTGTTGGATATGTGGTGGTATTAGCTTTTATGTTTGTAGCGTTCGAATGGACGAGGCGCGACATAAAAGTTGATACTAGTCAAGCGCTCAACGATGTCGTTTTTGAAGAGGAAATTATCCCTATCACGCAGGCTCCAGAAAAGCTGCCTCCTCCTCCTCCTGATGCTCCCGCTGTGGCTGAGGTACTAAACATTGTTGATGATAAAACAAATATTGAGGAAACGGCAATTGCTTCAACAGAAGAAACCGGTGCTAAAGTAGAAGTGAAGTATGTACCAGTGAAAGTGGTCGAAGAAGAACCGGAAGAACAAACTATTTTTCAGGTTGTAGAAGTAATGCCTGAATTTCCTGGTGGGCAGGCTGCTTTGATGCAATTTTTGGCAAAAAACATTAAGTATCCAACTATTGCTCAGGAAAATGGTACACAAGGACGTGTTATTGTTCAGTTTGTGGTTAACAGAGATGGTTCTGTCGTTGATCCAGTTGTTGTTCGCAGTGTCGATCCTTATTTGGATAAGGAAGCTCTTCGTGTGATTGGTACTATGCCTAAATGGAAACCCGGCCAACAAAGAGGTAAGGCTGTACGTGTAAAGTATACGGTACCTGTGATGTTTAGATTACAATAA
- the cmk gene encoding (d)CMP kinase yields MKKITIAIDGFSSCGKSTMAKDLAKKIGYIYIDSGAMYRAITLYSIENKLINNEQIKITELKQHIKDIHISFQIDPNTQQPNTYLNGTNVENKIRSMDVSSKVSPISTLDFVREAMVKQQQTMGKAKGIVMDGRDIGTTVFPDAELKIFVTASAEIRAQRRYDELKAKGQDASFEEILKNVRERDFIDQNREISPLRKADDAILLDNSKMTIQQQQVWLIEQFNKAAEK; encoded by the coding sequence ATGAAAAAAATAACAATTGCAATTGACGGATTTTCTTCTTGTGGAAAAAGCACAATGGCTAAAGATTTAGCAAAAAAAATAGGATATATATATATAGATAGTGGTGCAATGTATCGTGCTATAACACTTTACAGCATAGAAAACAAGCTAATTAACAATGAACAAATCAAGATAACAGAACTCAAACAACACATCAAAGATATTCATATTTCTTTCCAGATTGATCCTAATACTCAGCAACCAAACACTTATTTAAACGGAACAAATGTCGAGAACAAAATCCGTTCAATGGATGTTTCTTCAAAAGTAAGTCCGATTAGCACACTCGATTTTGTACGCGAAGCAATGGTAAAACAACAGCAAACAATGGGAAAAGCGAAAGGAATTGTAATGGACGGACGCGACATTGGCACCACTGTTTTCCCTGATGCAGAACTAAAGATTTTCGTCACTGCTTCTGCTGAGATTCGTGCCCAACGCAGATATGACGAATTGAAAGCTAAAGGACAAGATGCTAGTTTTGAGGAAATTCTGAAAAATGTAAGAGAGAGAGATTTTATAGACCAAAACCGCGAAATAAGCCCTCTGCGCAAGGCAGACGATGCCATTTTACTAGACAACAGTAAAATGACTATTCAGCAACAGCAAGTATGGCTAATTGAGCAATTTAATAAAGCTGCAGAAAAATAA